Part of the Xiphophorus couchianus chromosome 2, X_couchianus-1.0, whole genome shotgun sequence genome, agcTGTCAGTCGCTATTTCTGTCGCCTTTTTTTATACTGAACCGAAACACCGagttctgcagcacatctacatgtcaaggttgtcaaagtcaaactAGCATAGCTAGCATAGCTCACATACTTCCTTTTACTCTGACAGGTTAAATAGCCCAAATTACTGTTgttaatgttttactgtgaaagtTTGCAAACTGGATCTGTTACTCTTAACAATTAATGGATTACAAAATTATCTGATGATTATTCCAATTattgattaatctgatttattcCCATTAATCGATCCAGCCTTGACgtaattattatttaactaaagcagagcagcagaacttggtttgaaggtccattttgtttgttttcctttccagCGAAGCGAACCTTCAACCTGACCAAAACCAGTCAGACCATTGAGCTGGTGGGATCGGTCCAGTTCTCCAAACCCAAACCGCCGGAACCGCCCAAGGCTCAGGCTCCGCCTCGTCCGACCTCAGCCCCGGTCGCTGATGTCACGCCGGCGCCGGGCCCTCCACCCACCAGCGTGAAAAAGCCTGCGCCGAAAAGGAGCGGAGTCAGAGCGCCGAGCTGCCCGCCGCCTCTCCCGCCGCCGTCGCAGCCCAAACCGTTTCCCTCCGTGGCGCAGTGAGGCGCCGGCCCACTTCCACATCACTCCACCCATTGTAACGTTTTCATCCCCAAACacgtcatttatttattgtttatttacacaacCTGATGCTCCGAGTCTCTGCAGACCTGGAAGCAGCTGTTGGTGTTAAACTGATGGAAGCTGATAAAATCAGgcagttttatgtttctgttcgTCAAACTCAAAAAACATGTCAATGAATgcaaatctaattaaaaatgtttttattgttcattcATATAATCATCTTTTATAACTGATGCTGCGTAGCGGCACTGCAGGTGCTCTTACATATTTATAGGTCAGCTAATATCTTCATGTACAggaatgtaataaaaacatataaactcGTCCCTTAAAGGCaaaacttcataaaaacaatacagaagGTGCACTTTGTGTTTATAGAGAAGATCTGCAGCATTAAAGAGCAGCTACAGGGTTAGCCTGGGGTTAGCGTCCAACATGGCTGACCAGCAGCTAACTGCTAACAGCTAGCTGCTTCAACAGGAAGCTAGCTTAGAAAAGCTACACTGTAAAATCGTAACAGcaattatttgagttttttagcttgtcttaagagaaaaaaacatttttatatcattttcattatttattcatttataaatgtcggtttcaaactaaatatttagattttaaactgtgtaatatttatattcatactaaatatttagcttgtggaataaatatataatttgaagctaaatagtTTActccaaactaaatgtttattttgctaactaaatatttagttattaaattaaatattgatctTCAAACTAAATGCTTAGCTCCCTAActagatatttattttgaagctacATGTTTGGTTTCACACCTTAATATATCATTTGAAGGTAAAAGTTTAGCTCGCtaaccaaatatttactttgtgtctcaacattttgctaaatatttagtttgcaaactaaatatttgtatgtgtgaattatttttaaagcaggtGTCTCATTGTGATAAAAAATCCCAGGAGAGGCTccacatttattatttagttcagtttgtgatgtttctaaatgaacaacATGGTAAAAATACGACTGAGAAATCAACCCCAGTTTTTCTCTAACAGgttaaataacccaaattattgctgttattttctgactgtaactttttaaatggtgaacagaaactgaaggaaactttaataaaatgtattttaattaacttATTTCCTCTGACATTCCTGGTAGAACCAAGTCAGTAAATCACCTTCAGAAGTCGGTTTGCCTTTTGTTCCACTTTGCAGTGAAGCATCACTTTTCTAAATTGTCCCATTAAATCCTGATAAAACAGGCGATGCTCCTTTAAGTGTTTCCATTCTGCACCGTTCTAGAAACTCTAGATCTGCCGTGTTCATAACTTCTGTTCCCTTTTTGTGCGATTTGTTCCTGAGTGAAATCAGTTTGTAGGGATGCAGTTTGGTTTGTACttcctctcgcccagaacgtcgCTGctgcagaacaggaagtgtGAGGGGAACCAAGCGAACAGCAGGCTGGGTAACTTCCacataaagcagtttttatccGGCCTGAAGGTGATCTACGCTGCTCCTTTCGGCGCGCCTCTGATTTCCATGTCTTAGTTTCTCCTCAGTCTCTTTCTCTTGGAGCCGGTTTCTCAGAAATGGAGAACCGATCTTTACCAACACTGGACCTGTGTTGCTGTTTGCAGAGCAGCTTGATTGGAATTAAAAAGGAACCTTTTATACagaatgcatgtttttatatttccattctggtttctactgcttctgaAAACGGCCTGcggtaaaaaaaagacattatttggcaatgactttgtttttagtgtctggaaaatgaaccgTTTCAAAAACCCCCCCGATTGTTGAGTCacactgcgccgttacctagcaaccccagcagagctccagcatgtttggtcagctggttttcctGATGTAttcgctgtacaatggctgcaggaaaagacaagagttttgttgttgactcaccATCCAGAAAGCATTTTCTACGACGGCGCATTAGGGCCATCGAAgatgggaaaataaaacaggagtGGTTACTGTTTGCcaagttttgagattaatctcagaaattttcttgaagTGACTTGGAGTTTCAAAGGTTTGCTAGAAAAAAGAGGTTAACTTCACAAATTTTCTAGAGACAACTTTGAAATTTATGAGTTTCAAAATTTGCGgaactttagcattttttactttttctagaaaacttaatttattaatttcaagatttctgagttttcaggtggaaatttactctttttctgTCTATAAGAGCCCAGAATAGGCCCTTAtaacttgctgcattcttgttggttgcgcAGGAGGCGCCACTTCTGCCTTTctaagatgtacagttgtataattgtgcatctttttgcagccattttcacgtaaGCAGCaaattgtttggatttaaagtgacagacgCCCTAAAAGGCTCATTCTTACAGAAAATCttatgattttgtgcaaaacctAACAGACATGTTTGTTGTTGAGTCCTGACCTCTTCCAGGAAGGTCACCGTCAGGAAGGTTCATTTGGTTCCTTCCTGTCAGACTTTGATTTCGTCCTCATCGTCCATGAAGCTGTAGTTTATTTTCTTCGTGGGCTGACTCCGGAGCTCCTCCATCTTgttctgtccctttaagaggCCGACGCCGTAGTGGCGTGCTAGCACGTCGGTAGCGCTCTGAAACCGCTCGCTCTCCATCCGGACCCCGACCCGCTCAGCAGAACCCAGCAGCACGTCCGGTACTTCCCCGGAGAATCCCCTCACCGCGTTTTCCTCCTCACACCGGTGAGGACTCGTCCCGCCGCCGCCATCGTCCTCCCGCAGCAACGAGTCCACGAAGGACACGGTGGCAGAACCGTCCGACCCGCACGCCGACTCCGCCTCGCCCGCCCGCCACACGGCGGCGCTTTCCTCCGGGTGCCCGTCGATCAGGCCGAACACTTCGCTCATTAGGGACGGGCCGAGGTCAAAGGTGAAGGTGTCCAGGGAGGCGAGGGAGGGCAAGGAGTCGGAGTACGCACCGCGGGTCGTCCGTTTGGGTTCAGAGGTCACAATGGCGGCAGAGCAGGTGGACAAGATGGCGTCGGTCTGATCGGTGAGAGAGCCGCGGTGAACGCTGGAGGAGATGGACGGCTGCTGGCGCTCCAACCGGGACAGACGAGGCAGAGTGACGAACCCGGACTCCGGACCTGAAGAACAGaacatcagaaccatcagaaccatcagaacatCAGAACTACCAGAACATCAGAACTACCAGAACATCAGAACTACCAGaacatcagaaccatcagaacacGTTTCATCAGCAGTTTTCCTGCAGCCATCTTGGAGCAGAGCAGTAGGAAAACGatttatggttttaaatgtttgacctctaaaaacagcagaagtcaCCAGTGGTGGCATCACTACTGCTAAGccgctaatagcagagctaatgtttCACTTAGCTCTCATTGCTAACTTTGatagcacacttagcttctgCTAAAGTTATCAGCTAAACTCAGTGACTACAAAAGTGAAACCAAGAGTGAAGGTTTATTAGAAGATTCACTTCCTGAAGAAGTTCAAGTCTGCAGAAACTCAGAATAATTAATTAGTCGTTTTGTCACTGATGCATCAACAACGCAGCCTGAGGCTCAGCTAGCCTCTCCCTTGTGATTTAGTCTCACTGCAGGCAGAGATTAGTTTAAAGCACATGCAgtaatggcctagtcaaagtccagacctaagtCCAACTGAGACTTGAGTTCTCAGATGTTCTTCATCCAGTTGAACTGAACTTGACCCATTTTccaatcattatttttaaaatataaaatccatgttttaaacattgatGATTTCTTTTCCTGGGCAGCTCTACCTGTTGGTCTGTCGTTTAAAATGACAACCAAACTTTTTGTAGTTTATGGTTGAAACTTGACAAACTGAAAAGGTTTCAGTGGAGACAgaacagctgcagctctgcgGTTTAAAGACAAAGATCTATCAAGGTGAAGCCAAACTGCACCGCAAAATGATTTCTGTTCAGAGGGAGGCGTTTTATTTCTAATCAGAGTAAAATTATTACCAGCATAACGTTCTTACAACGGAAAATATTCAATACGACAAAAAGGATTCATCTTTTTATAACCAAGCTTATAGTAAGTATACATTTCCTGACTTAAATCGActaaataacaaacaaaaaaaagcttaattttttacatttttttctatcttctTGGCCTGTTAGTAATTTAGACTCTGATTTTGGCCCATTGACAAACCATTTGTTAAGATAAAACCTTTAACTGCTCGTCCTCATGATGCGCTATGACGCGCGgatccagcagggggcagcacagCCTTTCCTGGACAGCTTTGGTACCAACGAGGggctgaaatgtttctgttggcCTTCGCAGCCTGTGGCATCATGAAGCCATGAGCAGAAACCCACCAgcttgaatattttagaaaccAACAGGATCTGATTTCCAACTCCTGAAACCGAAGATggagtgaaaaatattttacatttaagaaaaataaaaatcgtgtctgtaaatctgttctacTTAGTACTAAtggcagttttagtttcacctggttgtttctgtaaaaaaacaaaataaaaaaactcattaaGTACCTTTTCCATCCAATTATTACTCAATTAATCCAAAAATAGATATATTgctattaaaatgatttttagcTGGAGATAAATCCTTTGTTACAAACGATCAAATATTCACTAAAGTTATTGacttttaggaaataaaatgtttgctttcctattttaaaaatgagggTTTAGCTGCTAGATGAAGATGTTTCTGCAGTCATTAGCGTTGGGGTGTGATTACTTTTCCATTAGTCTCGTTTGGTTTGGATACATTTGTTAccttaaaaactgaaatcataATTTCTTCCAGTCATGTTTGTTAGTTTGATGATCTTCGTATTgagtacattttgttttatgatgttttatttgagcGGTTTTATGGTTCTGCTAACGCCCCGTTCATCTCTGCTGGAAAACCAGCATGACATCATCTGGGTCTGCTCTGCTATTTTGGGATTAAGACGGGGAGCGCCACTAAATCCCAAAATTGTCCCAAGGctcaactttaaatgttttcccttcagatgaaactgcagctctgttaCAGAGTAAAACAAGGGTAAAGGACCGATGAGTCAACCGACGTTATCTTAACGCTACGGACAACAAGCTACCGTCTGGGTTAGCTGAGTTCAGTCCTCTAGAGACAGATTTGTCCAAGATGTCCTCATAAATCCCCTCGGCTCACAATCAGCAGCGTTTGTTGTGAAAACAGAGATGGAGCGGTCTGGACTTCACACACATGGCTCAAGCAGtcggggggtgtgtgtgtgtgtgtgtgtgtgtgtgtgtgtgtgaaaggctTAGTCATTTAAATGCAACACACTGCTGTCCCTTCATCTGTAGGTTACCTATCAAGTTTCTCTTTATATTTCCTCTCTTCGTAAAGCTACCATGAACATTAGCCAGTGGTGGGCGCTCCTATGCTAATGAGCTAATAGCAGAGCAAATTTCTCATTGAGCGCTGTAGCTTtatgctaactttgaaaacggTTAGCGCtattagcttcccctaaattaaagttttcagaTAAAGCACTACTGAGCTGCTGGGAGCTAATTTTTCGTTTGCTCCTTTAGCGTTTCTGCTACCTTTGAAGAATTTGCTGCACTTCCCCTAATAATTTAAGCATTCTGGATAAAATTATAAAGAgctttcaatttgtttttgataaattcAGTGTTGGTGTAGCTAATGTCCATGATTAGTGCTTCAGGGTTAGAGCAGATAGCCTTTTAGTTAGCAgtagaggtgtgaccaagtcactgtgttgcaagtctcaagtaagtctcaagtctttgtcctcaagtccgagtcaagtctcaagtaaagacaggcaaaagtcgagtcaagtctcaagtcaggaacctttaatttcaagtcatttcgagtcgtttttattttttataatttgcaattatacataaaattcaaataataggccatttgttcgttttaaaatatgtatttatctcaaatgatagaacatgtgtagctgaacacaaagtataaaaaacatttttaaattggaccactttattgcccagttctgttaaacttgatattcaataaaaaagaggaaaatgctgacatttccacagcacaatacaaagaaccatcacagcagttttttcctcttttctctgacctgtcaaaacaatatattgtcaatataatttcccaacgtagatgtcttcaaatacaccaaccatccttagatgatactagacccggctcatcatcatgatgggacagagagactctgttccctgtgttcaggtccagaatctgctttctgttccggagccccactcactatccaccggcttcctgagctaacacggtgcacattatttgtggaggcatttgaaggaccggatttatggtaaataatcaccaatttaacccggagtacacatgctaacacgaagttagctaaagtcagctatcttacagcaaaagaaaagcgccacctaccgatctttgtgaagcttcaaatgccggacaaagttggacgtcgtggcatctccatccgatattctcttcttgcatgttttacaagttgcagttcggtttttagtcgaaagttcataacctacgtagccaaaagaaattactcgcggaagcatattcgagcggttatttcgtatttagttccctgagctctgcagctttgccgcgtttttttaaacgtccaaatcctgttaatttgattggttgtgctgcagcta contains:
- the cdc42ep1a gene encoding cdc42 effector protein 1, giving the protein MNLQEKLSGLKGLVSPGRRRHKGDLTADMISPPLGDFRHTMHVGRGGDVFGDTSFLSNHGGSANSGNGDADSVSVSSPDNKIGAFFSRTLRHIRRGSDNRPRDAAKELSPPPPTVSPIIKNAISLPRLDVDAPNGSPAARALLPGSPPDREKSSYGPESGFVTLPRLSRLERQQPSISSSVHRGSLTDQTDAILSTCSAAIVTSEPKRTTRGAYSDSLPSLASLDTFTFDLGPSLMSEVFGLIDGHPEESAAVWRAGEAESACGSDGSATVSFVDSLLREDDGGGGTSPHRCEEENAVRGFSGEVPDVLLGSAERVGVRMESERFQSATDVLARHYGVGLLKGQNKMEELRSQPTKKINYSFMDDEDEIKV